Proteins found in one Oryza glaberrima chromosome 4, OglaRS2, whole genome shotgun sequence genomic segment:
- the LOC127770235 gene encoding uncharacterized protein LOC127770235 — MLVLACQGRVPTESAAGQSSNREVLGSSSHEEDEVVAPHRGGDVGPDIQNLSIQGDEVVNRHPTGEADEGEDIPAIVEEIERVDRHAVEDEENLAAEESDDEDEQEVDELPMPASWNLEDPGYIAESSCHDLIWFYGDGQINLGAMFRDKTRLQDAVKSWSFQMQRQFRVVKSNKTEYTVVCETEGCTFRLHGHVPKYESYWIVSKLQEHSCLIRNTRESHRNLTTAYVTNKYYKEIIEGDDLPVRHIIKLVEKGEQYTISYHKAWRAKQKAMEKRYGTFEEAYDTLPQMLNILKSRNPGTYVAVQDRESIRPPNYLVMQRAFFAFGACIHAFQCSRPMLCVDSTFLTGKYRG; from the coding sequence ATGCTGGTGCTAGCATGTCAAGGAAGAGTCCCTACGGAGAGCGCTGCGGGGCAATCCAGCAACCGTGAGGTGTTGGGGTCTAGTTCACACGAAGAAGATGAAGTTGTAGCTCCCCATCGTGGTGGCGATGTTGGTCCTGACATTCAAAATCTATCCATACAAGGAGATGAAGTGGTTAACCGCCATCCTACTGGTGAAGCCGATGAAGGGGAGGACATACCTGCTATAGTTGAAGAAATTGAGAGGGTGGACCGACATGCAGTCGAAGATGAGGAAAACCTCGCTGCTGAAGAgagtgatgatgaagatgaacaAGAAGTTGATGAACTACCTATGCCTGCTTCGTGGAACCTTGAAGACCCTGGTTATATTGCAGAAAGCTCTTGTCATGATTTAATATGGTTCTACGGGGATGGCCAAATCAATCTGGGTGCAATGTTCCGTGACAAAACTAGGTTGCAAGACGCAGTGAAGTCATGGTCATTCCAGATGCAAAGGCAGTTCAGGGTTGTGAAGTCTAACAAGACTGAGTACACGGTCGTCTGTGAGACGGAAGGTTGCACCTTCCGTCTTCATGGTCACGTGCCAAAGTACGAGTCTTACTGGATTGTGTCCAAACTGCAGGAACACTCCTGTCTGATTCGGAACACTAGGGAGTCGCATCGCAACCTGACCACGGCATACGTCACGAACAAGTACTACAAGGAAATTATTGAAGGTGATGACCTGCCTGTGCGGCACATAATAAAACTGGTGGAGAAAGGTGAACAATACACAATTAGTTACCACAAGGCTTGGAGGGCGAAGCAGAAGGCCATGGAGAAAAGATATGGGACATTTGAGGAAGCATATGACACACTGCCACAGATGCTTAACATTCTAAAGAGCAGGAACCCTGGGACCTATGTTGCTGTGCAGGATCGGGAGTCAATTCGTCCTCCAAATTATCTTGTGATGCAACGGGCATTCTTTGCATTCGGAGCATGCATTCATGCGTTCCAGTGCTCGAGGCCGATGCTGTGTGTCGACAGTACTTTCCTAACTGGGAAGTACAGAGGCTAG